From one Ignavibacteria bacterium genomic stretch:
- the ruvB gene encoding Holliday junction branch migration DNA helicase RuvB, translating to MVKRSDNIRPEKLTDDADAALRPPTFNEFTGQPKIVENLQVFISAARMRNEPLDHVLLTGPPGLGKTTLSHIIAREMNAKIVLTSGPVLEKAGDLAGILTGMSEGDVLFIDEIHRLTAVIEEYLYSAMEDYRLDIMIDSGPAARSVQLSLPRFTLVGATTRQGLLSAPLRSRFGIANRLDYYSTTDLAHVITRSAAILGIHIDGEGALEIARRSRGTPRIANRLLRRTRDFAEVKGTGIVDKKIALTALRALDVDEFGLDEIDARIMLTILEKFGGGPVGITTIAVSIGEDAGTLEEVYEPYLIQQGFLQRTPRGRVATALAYRHFSVTPPEASSQGSMFSEGDS from the coding sequence GTGGTAAAAAGATCCGACAATATCCGACCCGAAAAGCTTACCGATGATGCGGATGCCGCGCTGCGTCCGCCAACGTTTAACGAATTCACCGGTCAGCCCAAAATCGTTGAGAACCTCCAGGTGTTTATTTCCGCCGCCCGAATGCGCAACGAGCCCCTGGACCACGTTCTCCTTACCGGTCCGCCCGGTCTTGGCAAAACCACGCTCTCGCACATTATTGCCCGCGAGATGAACGCTAAAATCGTCCTTACCAGCGGACCCGTTCTGGAAAAAGCAGGTGACCTTGCAGGTATCCTTACCGGCATGAGCGAGGGTGACGTGTTGTTTATTGACGAGATTCACCGCCTTACTGCCGTGATCGAAGAATACCTGTACTCGGCGATGGAAGACTACCGTTTGGACATTATGATTGACTCGGGTCCTGCCGCCCGCTCAGTACAACTTTCACTGCCGCGCTTCACCCTTGTTGGTGCAACCACACGGCAGGGTCTGCTTTCAGCCCCCTTACGATCACGCTTCGGCATTGCCAACAGACTGGACTATTACAGCACAACAGATCTTGCCCACGTCATCACCCGCTCCGCCGCAATCCTTGGGATACACATCGACGGAGAGGGGGCTTTGGAAATCGCGAGACGGTCACGGGGTACTCCGCGTATCGCCAACAGGCTGCTGCGCCGGACTCGTGACTTTGCCGAAGTAAAAGGCACCGGCATTGTTGACAAGAAGATTGCACTCACTGCACTTCGGGCCCTTGATGTAGATGAGTTTGGTCTGGATGAGATTGACGCCCGGATCATGCTAACCATACTTGAGAAGTTTGGCGGGGGTCCGGTGGGTATTACAACGATTGCCGTGAGCATCGGCGAAGATGCGGGCACCCTTGAAGAAGTGTACGAGCCGTACCTTATTCAGCAGGGGTTCCTGCAACGCACACCTCGTGGACGTGTTGCTACCGCCCTTGCCTACCGTCACTTCTCGGTTACTCCACCCGAGGCTTCCTCGCAAGGTTCCATGTTTAGCGAAGGAGATTCATGA
- a CDS encoding proline--tRNA ligase gives MSKTITPRNEDYSQWYIDIVRKAGLADYSAVKGCMVIKPLGFGIWENMRDQLDRMFKETGHVNAYFPLFIPKSFLSKEAAHVEGFAKECAVVTHYRLKNADDGSGVVVDPDAKLEEELIVRPTSETIIWNTYKDWIQSYRDLPLLINQWANVVRWEMRTRLFLRTAEFLWQEGHTAHETREEAIQEAEQMLDVYAKFAEEYMAMPVVRGRKTANERFAGAEDTYCIEALMQDGWALQAGTSHFLGQNFAKAFDVQFSTRNNTLEYVWATSWGVSTRLMGALVMVHSDDQGLVIPPRLAPTQVVIVPIPKPLPELTEKANQIAAELRSQGIRIKIDDDEQNRPGFKFAEYEKVGVPVRLGLGARDLANGTIEVARRDTGEKSNVPIDTLGTHIPALLEEIQSNLYNRALEYRESHTTIVNTWDEFTHVLETKGGFISAHWDGTTETELKIKELTKATIRCIPLDGDTKPGTCILTGKPSERRVLFARAY, from the coding sequence ATGAGTAAAACAATTACGCCCCGAAACGAAGACTACTCACAATGGTATATCGACATTGTCCGTAAAGCCGGCCTTGCCGACTATTCAGCAGTAAAAGGCTGCATGGTTATCAAGCCCCTTGGCTTTGGGATTTGGGAAAACATGCGCGACCAGCTTGACCGGATGTTTAAAGAAACCGGTCACGTGAATGCATACTTCCCGCTCTTCATCCCAAAGAGCTTCCTCAGTAAAGAAGCTGCCCACGTAGAAGGATTTGCCAAGGAGTGTGCCGTTGTAACCCACTACCGCTTAAAGAATGCCGATGACGGAAGCGGTGTAGTTGTGGACCCGGATGCTAAACTTGAAGAAGAACTTATCGTTCGTCCCACAAGCGAAACGATAATCTGGAACACCTACAAAGACTGGATACAGAGCTATCGCGACCTGCCGCTGCTCATCAATCAATGGGCAAACGTTGTGCGCTGGGAGATGCGGACACGTTTATTTCTGCGGACTGCTGAATTTCTGTGGCAGGAAGGTCACACAGCCCACGAAACCCGCGAAGAGGCTATTCAGGAAGCTGAACAAATGCTCGACGTATATGCGAAATTCGCTGAAGAGTATATGGCAATGCCAGTGGTGCGTGGACGCAAAACAGCGAATGAACGGTTCGCCGGTGCTGAAGACACGTATTGCATTGAAGCTCTTATGCAGGACGGCTGGGCGCTTCAGGCCGGTACCAGCCACTTCCTTGGACAGAACTTTGCCAAGGCGTTCGACGTACAGTTCAGCACCCGCAACAACACATTAGAATACGTATGGGCAACCTCATGGGGCGTCAGCACGCGCCTGATGGGCGCACTGGTCATGGTCCACAGCGACGACCAGGGCCTCGTAATCCCGCCGCGCCTAGCGCCTACGCAAGTCGTTATTGTCCCCATACCAAAGCCCCTTCCCGAACTCACCGAAAAAGCCAACCAGATAGCCGCCGAACTACGCAGCCAGGGTATTCGTATAAAAATTGACGATGATGAGCAGAACCGGCCCGGCTTCAAGTTTGCGGAATACGAAAAGGTCGGCGTTCCCGTCCGCCTAGGCTTAGGTGCCCGGGACCTTGCCAACGGCACCATCGAAGTAGCGCGGCGCGACACCGGCGAAAAGTCAAACGTCCCGATAGACACCCTTGGCACCCACATACCCGCCCTTTTGGAGGAGATCCAGAGCAACCTGTACAACCGTGCATTAGAGTACCGTGAAAGTCACACCACCATCGTAAACACCTGGGACGAATTCACCCACGTACTCGAAACCAAGGGCGGCTTCATCAGCGCGCACTGGGACGGCACCACCGAAACCGAACTCAAGATCAAGGAACTAACAAAAGCAACCATCCGCTGCATCCCTCTGGACGGGGATACCAAGCCGGGCACCTGCATCCTTACCGGCAAGCCAAGTGAGCGTCGGGTATTATTCGCCAGAGCGTATTAG
- a CDS encoding transposase, producing MSRTKRTFTPEDRLSLLQEAEREGYLATCRKYNLSPSLLAKWKQRYLCKGVAGLNPSYRRIDPAVRALEEENERLKRIIARQALELEVKGELLKKTPIQPRRK from the coding sequence ATGTCAAGAACAAAGCGAACATTTACACCGGAAGACCGGCTGAGTCTTCTGCAGGAAGCGGAGCGGGAGGGATATTTGGCTACCTGTCGCAAGTACAATTTATCCCCATCTTTATTGGCAAAGTGGAAGCAACGGTATCTATGCAAGGGTGTCGCAGGGCTGAACCCCTCGTATAGGCGGATAGATCCGGCCGTACGAGCGTTAGAAGAAGAGAATGAGCGATTGAAACGTATCATCGCCCGACAAGCATTAGAGCTTGAGGTCAAAGGAGAGTTGCTAAAAAAAACACCTATCCAACCAAGGAGAAAGTGA
- a CDS encoding DDE-type integrase/transposase/recombinase — protein MINHKKTYRLMDEQKLLLGKVIRSRGKRTWVQYRQISAHQPMEYLCLDIKYVWVHGEGRWYYLLSIMDVFSRKIIQWIFQRSVRKHDVIVMFRRLHTQYNLKGVLIRNDNGSQFLANQVRSYLAELEAKQEFTHVATPEENAYIEAFHSILQRELVERFEFSSFYEANQHLQHYMQWYNYERKHRKLGPITPQQKWETGLLTTSTPEFAHVSERARLGSKEFTEHQTQFQLSGITDPTTDAVTRRCSNKKENNRHVLHIFDNNSV, from the coding sequence GTGATTAATCACAAGAAGACGTATCGCCTCATGGATGAGCAGAAACTTCTTCTTGGGAAAGTTATCCGTAGCCGTGGGAAACGCACGTGGGTGCAGTATAGGCAGATATCGGCTCATCAGCCGATGGAGTACTTATGTCTTGATATTAAGTATGTCTGGGTACACGGAGAAGGTCGGTGGTATTACCTACTCTCGATCATGGATGTGTTCAGCCGCAAGATTATCCAGTGGATCTTCCAGAGGAGTGTCCGCAAGCATGACGTGATCGTGATGTTTCGCAGGTTGCATACACAGTACAACCTCAAGGGAGTACTCATCAGAAATGATAACGGCTCCCAGTTTCTGGCCAATCAGGTGAGAAGCTATCTCGCTGAACTTGAAGCCAAGCAGGAATTTACCCATGTGGCTACACCCGAAGAAAATGCCTACATCGAAGCATTCCACAGCATTCTTCAACGGGAGCTGGTTGAACGATTTGAGTTTAGCAGCTTCTACGAAGCTAACCAGCATCTTCAACACTACATGCAGTGGTATAACTATGAGCGCAAACACAGAAAACTCGGCCCAATAACTCCACAGCAGAAATGGGAAACTGGTCTGCTCACTACGTCCACTCCGGAGTTCGCTCATGTGTCGGAACGAGCCAGGCTCGGTTCGAAGGAGTTCACAGAACATCAAACACAATTTCAGTTGTCAGGCATCACCGACCCAACAACTGATGCTGTTACTCGCCGCTGCTCAAACAAGAAGGAGAATAATCGGCACGTACTACATATCTTTGACAACAATTCTGTCTAA
- a CDS encoding restriction endonuclease subunit S, protein MIQKARYISEATFKRLRCTEIFEGDCLVSRLPDPVGRACILPDTGEKMITAVDCTIIRFDNKQIIPNWFLYYSLSNEYQNEIQKQVTGATRQRISRKNLGLVSVPVAPLPEQQRIVSILDKVFSVIERSRNNAEQNLKNAKKLFESYLQGVFEKKGDGWEEQLLEDCFKMKSGDNLTAKNMSEGEYPVFGGNGIAGYHNEFNLSGSNVIIGRVGALCGNVRHITENIWLTDNAFKVVDFKFDFDHSFLTYLLNHKDLRSYARQAAQPVISNSSLKDVVLIFPKSKKEQQTIVRQLDALRAETQKLEAVYQKKMDDLVEMKKSILQKAFAGELKTEKAAMI, encoded by the coding sequence TTGATACAAAAGGCTCGCTATATTTCAGAAGCTACTTTCAAAAGGTTGCGTTGCACCGAAATTTTTGAAGGAGACTGTTTAGTTTCACGTTTGCCTGACCCAGTTGGAAGAGCTTGTATATTGCCTGATACAGGCGAAAAAATGATTACAGCGGTTGACTGCACAATTATTCGATTTGACAACAAGCAAATTATACCAAATTGGTTTTTATACTATTCGCTTTCCAATGAATATCAAAACGAAATTCAAAAACAGGTAACGGGTGCGACAAGACAAAGGATTAGTAGAAAGAATTTGGGATTAGTTTCTGTGCCAGTTGCTCCTCTCCCCGAACAACAACGCATTGTTTCCATTTTAGACAAGGTTTTTTCGGTTATTGAGCGCAGTCGAAATAATGCCGAACAAAACCTCAAAAACGCCAAAAAACTTTTTGAAAGCTATTTGCAGGGGGTGTTTGAAAAAAAGGGTGATGGTTGGGAAGAACAACTTTTGGAAGATTGTTTCAAAATGAAAAGTGGAGATAATTTAACTGCAAAAAATATGTCCGAAGGGGAATATCCCGTGTTCGGTGGAAATGGAATTGCAGGTTATCACAATGAATTTAATTTATCGGGCAGTAATGTAATTATCGGTAGAGTTGGTGCATTGTGTGGAAATGTAAGACACATTACTGAAAACATTTGGTTGACTGATAATGCTTTTAAAGTAGTTGATTTCAAATTTGATTTTGACCATTCATTTTTGACATACTTACTCAATCATAAAGATTTGAGAAGTTATGCAAGACAGGCAGCACAGCCAGTTATTTCAAATTCATCATTGAAAGATGTTGTTTTAATTTTCCCAAAATCAAAAAAAGAACAACAAACCATCGTCCGTCAATTAGATGCCCTACGAGCAGAAACACAAAAATTGGAAGCGGTATATCAAAAGAAAATGGATGATTTGGTAGAAATGAAAAAATCCATCTTGCAAAAAGCATTTGCGGGGGAATTGAAAACTGAAAAAGCGGCAATGATATGA
- a CDS encoding Fic family protein — MNQKISIRFFEDREVRAVWDDENAKWWFSVLDIVAVLTDQNDYTKTRNYWKYLKAKLKKENSQVVSVTTQLKLLAPDGKRRLADMLDYNGIIALGKTFPGTKANRFIEWFTYSDETIDGKSKTKAYALFDSSFINSIEVGTTKGLQQIHGYLFGGLYDFAGQIRQKNISKGGFQFAVSRFLGETLKQVDEMPENTFDEIVAKYVEMNVAHPFMEGNGRSTRIWLDLIFKKRLKKCVNWSKIGKTEYMNAMVKSPVNSSALKKLLKNALTTEIDSREMFMKGIDYSYYYEEN, encoded by the coding sequence ATGAACCAAAAAATATCCATACGATTTTTTGAAGACCGTGAAGTGCGTGCCGTTTGGGATGACGAAAATGCCAAATGGTGGTTTTCCGTATTGGATATTGTAGCCGTGCTTACCGACCAAAACGACTACACCAAAACTCGCAACTACTGGAAATACCTAAAAGCAAAATTAAAAAAAGAAAACAGTCAAGTGGTTAGTGTCACTACCCAGTTGAAATTGCTTGCACCTGATGGCAAAAGGCGTTTAGCCGATATGCTCGACTATAATGGGATTATTGCCCTTGGCAAAACATTTCCGGGAACAAAAGCCAACCGCTTTATTGAATGGTTTACCTACAGTGATGAAACTATTGACGGGAAAAGTAAAACCAAAGCGTATGCCTTATTCGATAGTTCTTTTATCAACAGTATAGAAGTAGGCACAACTAAAGGCTTGCAGCAAATTCACGGGTATTTATTTGGCGGTTTGTATGACTTTGCAGGGCAAATAAGGCAGAAAAATATTTCAAAAGGTGGTTTTCAATTTGCCGTTTCACGCTTTCTTGGGGAAACATTAAAACAAGTAGATGAAATGCCTGAAAACACATTTGATGAAATTGTAGCCAAATATGTAGAGATGAATGTAGCCCATCCTTTTATGGAAGGCAATGGCAGAAGCACCCGAATTTGGTTGGATTTGATATTTAAAAAACGCCTAAAAAAGTGTGTGAATTGGAGCAAAATAGGGAAAACTGAATATATGAATGCAATGGTAAAAAGTCCTGTAAACAGTAGTGCTTTGAAAAAACTACTCAAAAACGCCTTAACTACCGAAATAGATAGCAGAGAAATGTTTATGAAAGGAATTGATTATTCTTATTACTACGAAGAAAATTAA
- a CDS encoding IS3 family transposase, translating to MVGVPQKLQAVEYASRRGLDQRRACVLMGVSRSMVTYKPRQPAKDAPVQKIINDVVAKHPAWGKRLVFGWMREQGHDYSECTVHRVYRQSGHAAQWRKRSRKIRRSVRINPTAIQPHEVWCMDFAEDRLMTGRKMMALLIKDEATSYGLSITVRRSFKGADVEAVLDEQVARYGMPKYIRSDNGGQFIAYVVQQWAQRRKVTLAYIQPGKPWQNGFAESFVGTYRREVLNAEIFMSLAEGQTISNMWLHMYNNERPHSRHNYRPPITAFNNHAA from the coding sequence ATGGTAGGCGTCCCACAGAAACTTCAGGCAGTGGAGTACGCCAGTCGACGAGGCCTGGATCAACGCCGCGCGTGTGTTCTAATGGGTGTTTCACGTTCAATGGTAACGTATAAGCCTCGCCAGCCAGCCAAGGATGCTCCAGTACAGAAGATCATCAATGACGTTGTGGCGAAACACCCGGCCTGGGGCAAGCGATTGGTGTTCGGCTGGATGCGGGAGCAGGGGCATGACTACTCAGAGTGCACTGTTCACCGCGTTTACCGGCAAAGTGGCCATGCGGCTCAGTGGCGTAAGCGTTCACGCAAGATCCGGCGCAGCGTACGGATCAATCCGACGGCGATACAGCCACACGAGGTATGGTGCATGGACTTTGCTGAGGATCGTTTGATGACCGGTCGGAAGATGATGGCACTGCTGATCAAGGACGAAGCCACGTCGTATGGCCTCAGCATAACCGTGCGGCGGTCATTCAAAGGCGCTGATGTTGAGGCTGTTCTTGACGAGCAGGTAGCTCGGTATGGAATGCCGAAGTACATTCGTTCCGACAACGGAGGACAATTCATTGCGTATGTGGTGCAGCAATGGGCTCAACGGCGCAAAGTTACGCTGGCATACATTCAGCCCGGGAAGCCATGGCAGAACGGCTTTGCAGAGAGCTTCGTCGGAACCTACCGACGTGAGGTGCTAAATGCAGAAATCTTCATGTCACTAGCCGAGGGGCAAACGATCTCAAACATGTGGCTGCACATGTACAACAACGAGCGACCTCACAGCAGGCACAATTATCGACCCCCAATCACTGCATTCAACAACCATGCAGCCTAA
- a CDS encoding transposase, with protein MRKSHYSEEQIVSIVRASHAHGVSTTSKKYKVSSHTIYIWRKKYGSMEPSQVSELKRITQENARLKKLVAERDLEIEVMKEIAAKKW; from the coding sequence ATGAGGAAGAGCCATTATAGCGAGGAGCAGATCGTTAGCATCGTTCGCGCATCACACGCCCATGGCGTATCAACGACATCGAAGAAGTACAAGGTGTCGTCACACACGATCTACATATGGCGCAAGAAGTACGGGAGCATGGAGCCGAGCCAGGTCTCCGAGCTCAAGCGGATCACGCAGGAGAACGCCCGGCTGAAGAAGCTGGTCGCCGAGCGTGATCTTGAGATCGAAGTGATGAAAGAGATTGCGGCAAAAAAATGGTAG
- a CDS encoding DUF4405 domain-containing protein, producing MKPNRKYVTPFISLVFLVVAISGLLMFFHLFDGYTEVVHEILGLFFVVCAIFHIILNWKALKIHFKKGVFLPALFGVVTVSAILIVSERMYPPVDLQMMERIVKAPVGDAFRALDINYDKASAKLKEKGILIEKATTIKEIWLNNNSDPEEVIDLIME from the coding sequence ATGAAACCGAATAGAAAATATGTTACCCCATTTATATCATTGGTGTTCCTTGTGGTCGCCATTTCGGGCCTGCTGATGTTCTTCCATTTGTTCGACGGCTATACAGAAGTAGTTCACGAAATACTCGGTTTGTTCTTTGTTGTGTGCGCCATTTTTCACATTATTCTCAATTGGAAAGCCCTTAAAATCCATTTCAAAAAAGGTGTCTTTTTACCTGCTTTATTCGGGGTAGTGACTGTTTCTGCAATACTTATTGTATCTGAAAGGATGTATCCGCCCGTTGATTTACAAATGATGGAAAGAATTGTAAAAGCTCCTGTTGGCGATGCTTTCAGAGCCTTGGACATCAATTACGATAAGGCATCTGCCAAACTAAAAGAGAAAGGGATTTTGATTGAAAAAGCAACAACCATTAAAGAAATATGGTTGAACAATAATAGCGACCCAGAGGAAGTAATTGATTTGATTATGGAATGA
- a CDS encoding NAD(P)H-dependent oxidoreductase, which translates to MRTVIVFNHPYEGSYCNALLDAVTKGLQKAKHEVDLIHLDRDSFNPAMSAADLKAFVEHRAVDPQVMEYHERLKKADHLIFIFPIWWDIMPATTKGFIDRVLSPGLAYDHHPRGFGLLPLLKNLKSVTVITTMNKPAIMYSLLIGNLIRKVMIRSVFKTMGYKNVSWISFTSVKRVSHEKRVKWLTNLENRLSNFN; encoded by the coding sequence ATGAGAACAGTAATTGTATTCAATCATCCTTACGAAGGAAGCTACTGCAACGCTCTTTTAGACGCAGTAACCAAAGGACTTCAAAAAGCAAAACACGAAGTGGACTTGATACATCTTGACAGAGACAGCTTCAATCCCGCAATGTCTGCCGCTGACCTTAAAGCATTTGTAGAACACCGTGCTGTTGACCCACAAGTTATGGAATATCACGAACGGCTGAAAAAAGCAGACCATCTGATTTTTATTTTCCCTATTTGGTGGGACATAATGCCCGCAACAACCAAAGGTTTTATCGATAGAGTTTTATCACCGGGGTTGGCATATGACCATCATCCGAGAGGTTTTGGTCTGTTGCCCCTATTAAAGAATTTGAAAAGCGTAACCGTTATCACTACAATGAACAAACCCGCAATAATGTATTCACTGTTGATTGGAAACTTAATCCGCAAAGTGATGATACGGAGTGTATTTAAAACAATGGGGTATAAAAATGTCAGTTGGATAAGTTTTACATCAGTAAAAAGAGTAAGCCACGAAAAGCGGGTAAAATGGCTGACTAATCTCGAAAACAGATTATCAAACTTCAACTAA
- a CDS encoding Crp/Fnr family transcriptional regulator → MKSKWNKFSQYFKRQEIPAKTILLEEGKISRTMFFIEKDCLRTWVNNDGKETTTQFFFEGDSVSSIESFRTKQPSLYSIESIESCILQTISQKDFQQVIENSPELKKDFEEHLFRRLFQTQQLAFSYLKNNPQKRYEELIEQFPHIVQRVPQHYIASYLGITSVSLSRIRNRR, encoded by the coding sequence ATGAAAAGCAAATGGAACAAATTCAGCCAATATTTTAAACGACAGGAAATTCCTGCCAAGACAATATTGCTGGAAGAGGGTAAGATTTCAAGAACGATGTTCTTCATCGAAAAAGACTGTTTGCGTACTTGGGTAAATAATGACGGGAAAGAAACCACTACACAATTCTTCTTTGAGGGCGACAGCGTTTCTTCCATAGAAAGTTTCAGAACCAAACAACCGAGTCTTTACAGTATCGAAAGTATAGAGTCCTGCATATTACAGACTATTTCCCAAAAGGATTTTCAACAGGTAATTGAAAATTCTCCGGAATTAAAAAAGGACTTTGAAGAACATTTATTCAGACGGCTTTTCCAAACACAGCAACTTGCTTTTTCCTACCTTAAAAACAATCCTCAAAAACGATACGAAGAATTGATTGAACAATTCCCGCATATCGTTCAGCGTGTACCACAACATTATATTGCTTCTTATCTCGGCATTACCTCTGTTTCGCTTAGCAGGATTAGAAATAGGCGATAG
- a CDS encoding putative DNA binding domain-containing protein, translating into MIETKSITENQKNIILDIEEDHFRDLKAIDIKPAKLTKTISAFANTVGGEIYIGIDETEVLGVKQRQWRGFPDVEAANGHLQIFEQLFPLGTDFNYTFLQMDEELGLVLQISILKTKQIVKASDGVPYIRRGAQSLPVDDDEKLKRLQLDKGVSSFESNTLNVPIEFVADSLVIYEFMIEVIPTTEPIPWLKKQLLISNNLPTVASVLLFADNPQAALPKQSGIKIYRYTTKDAEGTRETLAFTPISIEGCAYKQIYEAVSKVTEIIQAIKIYSADGEETTMHYPNETLHEIITNAVLHRDYSLASDIHIRIFDNRVEIESPGKLPGHVTTGNILKEQFARNGSLVRLINKFPNPPNQDVGEGLNTAFDAMKKMKLKEPEIIERENSVMVLIKHESLASPEEVIMTYLNTNATINNRTARGLANVGSENAMKQIFYALRDKGLIEQTPGTQGRGTTWRKK; encoded by the coding sequence ATGATAGAAACCAAATCAATAACAGAAAATCAGAAAAATATCATTCTTGATATTGAAGAGGATCACTTTAGAGACTTAAAGGCAATTGACATTAAGCCCGCAAAGCTGACAAAAACTATTTCAGCATTTGCAAATACGGTAGGTGGAGAAATCTATATTGGAATTGATGAGACTGAAGTTTTAGGTGTGAAGCAAAGACAGTGGAGAGGATTTCCAGATGTTGAAGCTGCTAACGGTCATCTTCAAATATTTGAACAACTTTTCCCTCTTGGCACAGACTTCAATTATACCTTTTTGCAAATGGATGAAGAACTCGGTCTTGTTTTGCAAATCTCAATTCTAAAAACCAAACAAATTGTAAAAGCTTCAGATGGTGTCCCATATATCAGAAGAGGTGCTCAAAGTTTACCAGTAGACGATGATGAAAAATTAAAACGGCTTCAGCTTGACAAAGGAGTTTCATCATTTGAAAGCAATACATTAAATGTACCTATTGAATTTGTAGCAGATTCACTTGTGATCTATGAGTTCATGATAGAAGTAATACCAACAACGGAACCTATTCCGTGGTTAAAAAAGCAACTTCTAATTTCTAATAATCTTCCGACAGTTGCCTCAGTACTCTTATTTGCTGACAACCCCCAGGCTGCTTTACCGAAACAAAGTGGAATAAAGATCTACCGATATACAACGAAAGATGCAGAGGGAACACGAGAAACATTAGCATTTACACCGATTTCAATTGAGGGATGTGCATATAAACAAATTTATGAAGCGGTTTCAAAAGTTACTGAAATAATTCAAGCAATAAAGATTTATTCAGCTGATGGTGAAGAGACAACAATGCACTATCCAAACGAAACATTGCACGAGATCATTACTAATGCTGTGCTGCATCGTGACTATAGTTTAGCCTCTGACATACATATACGGATATTCGACAATAGGGTGGAAATTGAAAGTCCTGGCAAATTGCCTGGACACGTTACTACAGGTAACATTTTAAAAGAGCAGTTTGCGCGTAATGGGTCTTTGGTTAGATTGATTAATAAATTTCCGAACCCACCAAATCAGGACGTTGGCGAAGGTCTCAATACAGCTTTCGATGCTATGAAAAAAATGAAACTAAAGGAACCAGAAATTATCGAGAGAGAAAACTCAGTAATGGTTTTAATAAAGCACGAATCATTGGCCTCACCTGAAGAAGTTATCATGACCTACCTGAATACAAATGCAACCATTAACAACAGGACAGCTCGTGGATTGGCAAATGTTGGATCAGAAAACGCTATGAAACAAATATTTTACGCACTCAGAGACAAAGGACTAATAGAGCAAACACCCGGAACACAAGGTCGTGGAACCACATGGAGAAAAAAATAA
- a CDS encoding HNH endonuclease, which translates to MKYKLKEFNRNIPDNELLEDVKRVAEKLGLNKISSRQYDSNGGKFTSGTIGVRFGSWNKAIEKAGLNLVLQRDVSEKELFENMEQVWLSIGRQPVFRDLKGSVSKYSTHQYTAKFGTWRKALEAFVQFINSDNHEDEMTIEVEEPFTQTEIVFKHKTKRFPSERLKVQVLMRDGNKCRLCGVTVTGDNIHFDHVHPWSKGGETVLENLQVLCETHNLAKGNLEYDNKQS; encoded by the coding sequence ATGAAGTATAAACTTAAAGAATTTAACAGAAATATCCCAGACAACGAGTTACTTGAGGACGTCAAGCGAGTAGCTGAAAAACTGGGACTAAATAAAATTTCGTCAAGACAGTACGACAGCAATGGTGGCAAATTTACTTCTGGCACAATTGGCGTCCGATTCGGAAGTTGGAATAAGGCAATCGAAAAAGCTGGATTAAATTTAGTTTTACAGCGAGATGTTTCTGAGAAGGAGTTATTTGAGAATATGGAGCAAGTATGGTTAAGCATTGGACGACAACCTGTGTTTAGAGACCTGAAAGGTTCCGTTTCCAAATATTCTACGCACCAATACACAGCAAAATTTGGTACCTGGAGAAAAGCACTTGAAGCATTTGTTCAATTCATCAATTCCGACAATCACGAGGACGAAATGACTATTGAAGTTGAAGAACCCTTTACTCAAACTGAAATTGTTTTCAAACATAAGACAAAAAGATTTCCAAGTGAACGGCTCAAAGTTCAGGTATTAATGCGTGACGGAAATAAATGCCGACTTTGTGGTGTTACTGTGACAGGAGACAACATTCACTTTGACCACGTTCATCCTTGGTCAAAAGGTGGCGAGACAGTTTTAGAAAATCTTCAAGTGCTTTGTGAAACACATAATCTTGCAAAGGGTAATTTAGAGTATGACAACAAACAAAGTTGA